Proteins from a single region of Geothrix sp. PMB-07:
- a CDS encoding thioesterase family protein, whose protein sequence is MSAGLFSHTFTIPESAIDVNGHANNLEYLRWMQEVATAHSDAQGWTLDRYQATRTTWVIRSHSIEYLRPAFVGEEITLLTWIGGFEEQSSPRHYLFWRGRDRKILAKARTVWVFVDGDTGRARNIPEAFKSVFEVISEEKNVLQVLKTTSVD, encoded by the coding sequence ATGAGCGCCGGCCTCTTTTCCCATACCTTCACCATTCCCGAATCCGCCATCGACGTGAACGGCCATGCCAACAACCTGGAGTACCTGCGCTGGATGCAGGAGGTTGCCACCGCCCACTCCGATGCTCAAGGCTGGACCCTGGACCGCTACCAGGCCACCCGCACCACCTGGGTGATCCGTTCCCACAGCATCGAGTACCTCCGGCCCGCCTTCGTCGGCGAGGAGATCACCCTGCTGACCTGGATCGGGGGCTTCGAGGAGCAGTCCTCGCCCCGCCACTACCTCTTCTGGCGGGGGCGCGACCGGAAGATCCTCGCCAAGGCCCGCACGGTATGGGTGTTCGTGGATGGAGACACGGGGCGGGCCCGGAACATCCCAGAGGCATTCAAGTCGGTTTTCGAGGTCATCAGTGAGGAGAAGAATGTGCTCCAGGTCCTGAAAACCACCTCAGTGGACTGA
- a CDS encoding HAD-IG family 5'-nucleotidase codes for MLNPELPEVPRGRGIFCNRTLNMRSVKAIGYDMDYTLVDYRVDAFERMVYAQAQQRLASEGWPTEGLEFDARMVTRGLVIDTELGNLVKANRFGFVKRAMHGTRMLEFAEQREAYAQTLVDLSDPRWVFLNTLFSLSEGCLFAQAVDLLDRGALPRPFEYASLYRHVRARVDAQHLEGHLKAEIAAAPDRYVVQDPEAAQALLDQKNAGKKLLLITNSEWSFTSKMMAHAYDRHLPEGMTWRQLFDLVIVSARKPAFFTERGPFFEVVDESGLLRPLVGPLHLGGMYLGGSAAQVERDLGVSGDEILYVGDHMFGDVHVSKRTLSWRTALVLRELEGEVLALEGYRPIEVQLMALMREKETLEARLSRARLVLQRLRGTQPKPTRADESEAETRVHELRNRLLALDAEIAPLAKAGTELTNARWGLLTRAGNDKSHLTRQIERYADIYTSRVSNFLHATPYAYFRSPRGNLPHDPAGNKE; via the coding sequence ATGCTGAATCCCGAGCTCCCCGAAGTTCCCCGCGGTCGCGGGATTTTCTGCAACCGCACGCTGAACATGCGGTCCGTGAAGGCCATCGGCTACGACATGGACTACACCCTGGTGGACTACCGGGTGGATGCCTTCGAACGCATGGTCTACGCCCAGGCCCAGCAGCGCCTGGCCTCCGAGGGTTGGCCCACGGAGGGCCTGGAGTTCGATGCACGCATGGTGACCCGTGGCCTGGTCATCGACACCGAGCTGGGCAACCTCGTGAAGGCCAACCGCTTCGGCTTCGTGAAACGCGCCATGCACGGCACGCGGATGCTGGAATTCGCCGAGCAGCGAGAGGCCTACGCCCAAACCCTGGTGGACCTCTCCGATCCCCGCTGGGTCTTCTTGAACACACTCTTCTCGCTATCGGAGGGCTGCCTCTTCGCCCAGGCCGTGGACCTGCTGGACCGCGGCGCCCTGCCCCGCCCCTTTGAATACGCCAGTCTGTACCGGCACGTGCGCGCCCGGGTGGACGCCCAGCACCTGGAAGGCCACCTCAAGGCCGAGATCGCCGCGGCGCCTGATCGATACGTGGTGCAGGATCCCGAGGCGGCGCAGGCCCTGCTCGATCAGAAGAATGCCGGGAAGAAGCTGCTGCTCATCACCAACTCTGAATGGAGCTTCACGTCGAAGATGATGGCCCACGCCTATGACCGGCACCTGCCCGAGGGCATGACCTGGCGCCAGCTCTTCGACCTAGTCATCGTCTCCGCCCGCAAGCCGGCCTTCTTCACCGAGCGCGGGCCCTTCTTTGAAGTGGTGGACGAGTCCGGCCTGCTGCGCCCGCTGGTGGGTCCCCTGCACTTGGGCGGGATGTACCTGGGTGGCTCTGCAGCCCAGGTGGAGCGGGACCTGGGCGTCTCCGGCGACGAGATCCTCTACGTGGGCGACCACATGTTCGGCGATGTGCATGTGAGCAAGCGCACCCTCAGCTGGCGGACGGCCCTGGTGCTGCGGGAGCTGGAGGGCGAGGTGCTGGCCCTCGAAGGCTATCGCCCCATAGAGGTTCAGCTCATGGCGCTCATGCGTGAGAAGGAAACCCTGGAGGCCCGCCTATCCCGGGCCCGCCTGGTGCTTCAGCGCCTGCGCGGAACCCAGCCCAAGCCAACCCGAGCCGATGAATCCGAAGCCGAGACGCGCGTCCACGAGCTGCGGAACCGCCTGCTGGCACTGGATGCGGAGATCGCCCCCCTGGCCAAGGCGGGCACCGAATTGACCAATGCGCGCTGGGGCCTGCTCACCCGCGCCGGCAACGACAAGAGCCACCTCACTCGCCAGATCGAGCGCTACGCCGACATCTACACCAGCCGCGTGTCCAACTTCCTCCACGCCACGCCCTATGCCTACTTCCGCTCACCGCGCGGGAACCTGCCCCACGATCCGGCGGGAAACAAGGAGTAG